Proteins co-encoded in one Halorussus lipolyticus genomic window:
- a CDS encoding DUF6884 domain-containing protein: MDVGLVSCSSSKTDEASQPRDLYMESILFEKARRYCAEFHDTWYILSAKHGLLKPDGPAIEPYDLALSDLDAEERREWGADVATELRQQNVTNERLVIHAGKDYYEPLLAGLGEVEHELPTEGLRYGESLSWYNDQMEDL; this comes from the coding sequence ATGGATGTTGGACTTGTGAGTTGTTCGAGTTCGAAGACAGATGAAGCGAGCCAACCGAGGGACCTCTACATGGAATCCATACTTTTCGAGAAAGCCCGTCGGTATTGTGCGGAGTTTCACGATACGTGGTACATTCTCTCGGCGAAACACGGATTACTGAAGCCAGATGGTCCCGCGATAGAACCGTACGACCTCGCCCTCTCGGACCTCGACGCCGAAGAACGGCGTGAATGGGGTGCCGACGTTGCGACGGAACTCCGTCAGCAGAACGTGACCAACGAGCGACTCGTGATTCACGCCGGGAAGGACTACTACGAACCGCTGTTGGCTGGTCTCGGCGAGGTCGAACACGAGTTACCGACCGAAGGACTTCGATACGGTGAATCGCTTTCGTGGTACAACGACCAGATGGAGGACCTATGA
- a CDS encoding methionine adenosyltransferase, whose amino-acid sequence MTERNIQVEPIHRPAVEDQEIEIVERKGLGHPDSICDGIAERVSQALANAYLDRVGKVLHYNTDETQLVAGRADPEFGGGEMIEPIYLLIVGRATKEYEGETIPTETIALKAAREYLGEHFPELDFGTDIIVDVKLGEGSGDLKEVFGEDGVTVPMANDTSFGVGHAPLTETERIVLNAERRLNGEFADDNPALGQDVKIMGKREADSIDITVAAALIDKYIEDRADYDDTIEAIREFVRDVAHEYTDRDVSVYVNTADGEGESEENIYLTTTGTSAEMGDDGSVGRGNRSNGLITPNRSMSMEATSGKNPVNHIGKIYNLLGTEIAESVVAEVDGIRDLRIRLLSQIGRPIDEPHVADAQVVTEEGVEISDIEADVVDIVDRELADVTSITERVIDGELTTF is encoded by the coding sequence ATGACCGAACGGAACATCCAAGTCGAACCTATCCACCGACCGGCAGTCGAAGACCAAGAAATCGAAATCGTTGAGCGAAAGGGCCTCGGCCACCCCGACTCCATCTGCGACGGCATCGCCGAGCGCGTCTCGCAGGCGCTCGCCAACGCCTACCTCGACCGAGTGGGTAAGGTTCTGCACTACAACACCGACGAGACCCAACTCGTCGCCGGACGCGCGGACCCCGAGTTCGGCGGCGGCGAGATGATAGAACCCATCTACCTCCTCATCGTCGGGCGCGCGACCAAGGAGTACGAGGGCGAGACCATCCCCACCGAGACCATCGCGCTGAAGGCCGCCCGCGAGTACCTCGGCGAACACTTCCCCGAACTCGACTTCGGCACCGACATCATCGTAGACGTGAAACTCGGCGAGGGGAGCGGCGACCTCAAGGAGGTCTTCGGCGAGGACGGCGTGACGGTCCCGATGGCCAACGACACGAGTTTCGGCGTCGGCCACGCGCCCCTGACCGAAACCGAGCGCATCGTCCTGAACGCCGAGCGACGACTCAACGGCGAGTTCGCCGACGACAATCCCGCGCTGGGACAGGACGTGAAAATCATGGGCAAGCGCGAGGCCGACTCCATCGACATCACCGTCGCCGCCGCCCTCATCGACAAGTACATCGAGGACCGCGCCGACTACGACGACACCATCGAGGCCATCCGGGAGTTCGTCCGCGACGTGGCCCACGAGTACACCGACCGCGACGTGAGCGTCTACGTCAACACCGCCGACGGCGAGGGCGAGTCCGAGGAGAACATCTATCTCACCACCACGGGCACCAGCGCCGAGATGGGCGACGACGGCTCTGTCGGCCGGGGCAACCGGTCGAACGGTCTCATCACGCCCAACCGCTCGATGTCGATGGAAGCCACGTCGGGCAAGAACCCCGTCAACCACATCGGGAAGATTTACAACCTGCTGGGCACCGAAATCGCCGAGTCGGTCGTCGCCGAGGTGGACGGGATTCGTGACCTCCGGATTCGTCTCCTCTCCCAAATCGGCCGGCCCATCGACGAACCCCACGTGGCCGACGCGCAGGTCGTCACCGAGGAGGGCGTCGAGATTTCGGACATCGAGGCCGACGTGGTGGACATCGTGGACCGCGAACTCGCCGACGTGACCTCCATCACCGAGCGCGTCATCGACGGCGAACTCACGACGTTCTGA
- a CDS encoding DUF7504 family protein, whose protein sequence is MSAGSSGNRGGDSGSDAVSDGGERFLDVLRELQSEGCNLLVVGDAPRRLFTAASGSLLGGTDERRYRLLAVTDASPQSVVERLPDPDETPGEFAETTEIVNHASPPRSVVSADRSSDPQSELPPLGDVSERRVVDPQLAGLQAELAESMAAFNRHAGGLRPAQLRVGVDSLGALFEHYDEDVVRRCLQVVTGYVRDYRAMGHYVLAEPLESDRVQRLADTFDAVVEIRAVDSAERGHDAEERWHVSDRDLTTEWFPI, encoded by the coding sequence ACGGCGGCGAGCGATTTCTCGACGTGCTCCGGGAGTTACAGTCCGAAGGCTGTAATCTCCTCGTCGTGGGGGACGCGCCCCGGCGACTGTTCACCGCGGCCAGCGGGAGTCTACTGGGGGGCACCGACGAGCGCAGGTACCGCCTGCTGGCGGTCACCGACGCCAGTCCCCAGAGCGTGGTCGAGCGACTCCCCGACCCAGACGAGACGCCGGGCGAGTTCGCCGAGACGACTGAAATCGTCAACCACGCCTCGCCGCCGCGGTCTGTGGTGAGCGCCGACCGGTCCTCGGACCCCCAATCCGAACTGCCGCCGCTGGGCGACGTCTCCGAGCGCCGGGTCGTTGACCCCCAACTCGCGGGTTTGCAGGCCGAACTCGCCGAGTCGATGGCGGCGTTCAACCGCCACGCCGGCGGCCTCCGCCCGGCCCAACTGCGCGTGGGCGTCGATTCGCTCGGCGCACTCTTCGAACACTACGACGAAGATGTCGTGCGCCGGTGCCTCCAAGTCGTCACCGGGTACGTCCGGGACTACCGGGCGATGGGCCACTACGTGCTGGCCGAACCCCTCGAAAGCGACCGGGTTCAGCGTCTCGCCGACACCTTCGACGCCGTGGTCGAGATTCGCGCGGTGGACTCGGCCGAACGCGGCCACGACGCCGAGGAGCGCTGGCACGTCTCCGACCGCGACCTGACCACCGAGTGGTTCCCCATATGA
- a CDS encoding DUF5804 family protein encodes MTRVCLVGSEDVDLRAELVSRETAREALATYDLREQYRNSLSAETISLGSAVALLNDLNWYLVRFTDDALVLEPSVSDDEWLSRDLAEAVRDGAIDPAETGEYLKVYGLTEEKELVEPMYLTRRDGEIPAYDLRDVKDTVVVRVTESEFGG; translated from the coding sequence GTGACTCGGGTGTGTCTCGTCGGTTCCGAGGACGTGGACTTGCGCGCCGAACTCGTCTCGCGGGAGACTGCCCGCGAGGCGCTGGCGACCTACGACCTCCGGGAGCAGTACCGAAACTCGCTGTCGGCCGAGACCATCAGCCTCGGCTCTGCGGTGGCACTGCTGAACGACCTGAACTGGTACCTCGTGCGGTTCACCGACGACGCGCTGGTGCTGGAACCCAGCGTGAGCGACGACGAGTGGCTCTCACGGGACCTCGCCGAGGCGGTCCGGGACGGCGCAATCGACCCCGCCGAGACCGGAGAATATCTCAAAGTCTACGGCCTGACCGAGGAGAAAGAACTGGTCGAACCGATGTACCTGACCCGGCGCGACGGCGAAATTCCGGCCTACGACCTCCGAGACGTGAAAGACACCGTGGTCGTCCGCGTGACCGAATCCGAGTTCGGCGGCTAA
- a CDS encoding CHRD domain-containing protein, translating to MTAHTRRAVLTALGSAAAGWPALRRETRTATAEPDAFGALLTGANERPPVQTDALGFAVFSVGPDEERIDYWLVVAGIEDVDEAHIHKGPPDLNGNVVAYLFGPAPEPVSKTGLLSSGALNDDEMIWPLTDAAEMADQMHDENVYVNVHTTAHPSGEIRGQIRSLDT from the coding sequence ATGACCGCACACACCAGACGAGCAGTTCTCACCGCACTCGGGAGCGCCGCGGCGGGGTGGCCCGCGCTCCGACGAGAGACGCGAACCGCCACCGCCGAGCCAGACGCTTTCGGCGCGTTGCTGACCGGCGCGAACGAGCGCCCGCCGGTCCAGACCGATGCCCTCGGATTCGCAGTCTTCAGCGTCGGTCCCGACGAGGAGCGAATCGACTACTGGCTCGTCGTCGCCGGCATCGAGGACGTGGACGAGGCCCACATCCACAAGGGACCGCCCGACCTGAACGGCAACGTCGTGGCGTACCTGTTCGGGCCAGCACCGGAGCCTGTCTCGAAGACCGGCCTGCTGTCGTCGGGCGCGCTGAACGACGACGAGATGATTTGGCCCCTGACCGACGCGGCCGAGATGGCCGACCAGATGCACGACGAGAACGTCTACGTCAACGTCCACACGACCGCCCATCCATCGGGAGAGATTCGAGGCCAGATTCGTTCGCTAGACACCTGA
- a CDS encoding acyltransferase — MAHHATPGPGNSLQSWTRAKHPLRVALNYAVIVLARISPSLQLKTLLLRSIGVTVGEGVSWGLESTPDVFWPELVTVEDHAIIGYDATILCHEFLQDEYRTGEVRIGERAMIGAGAIILPGVEIGEGASVAANSLVTQDVPPGETVAGVPAKPMGSDESPD; from the coding sequence ATCGCCCACCACGCCACGCCGGGACCGGGCAACTCCCTCCAGTCGTGGACGCGGGCCAAGCATCCCCTCCGCGTCGCGTTGAACTACGCCGTCATCGTCCTCGCGCGCATCTCGCCGAGTCTGCAACTGAAGACTCTCCTCCTGCGGAGCATCGGCGTGACAGTCGGCGAGGGCGTCTCGTGGGGCCTCGAATCCACTCCGGACGTGTTCTGGCCCGAACTCGTCACGGTCGAGGACCACGCCATCATCGGCTACGACGCGACCATCCTGTGCCACGAGTTCCTACAGGACGAGTACCGGACCGGCGAGGTCCGAATCGGCGAACGCGCGATGATAGGCGCGGGGGCCATCATCCTGCCGGGCGTCGAAATCGGCGAGGGCGCGAGCGTGGCCGCCAACTCGCTGGTCACGCAGGACGTGCCACCCGGTGAGACCGTCGCAGGGGTGCCAGCGAAACCGATGGGAAGCGACGAGTCGCCGGACTAA
- a CDS encoding pyridoxamine 5'-phosphate oxidase family protein: MTKFTGAWTEEEVESYLRDAAIPIRLACHRPDESLWMVALWYRYRNGTFECSTWAEADVVRYLRNDSEIAFEVSSNHPPYRGVRGNGSTSLAEDEGKAVLRDLLERYLGGTDSELARWLLSEDREEVRIRVNPRRVYSWDYTDRMQGVATGE, from the coding sequence ATGACAAAGTTCACCGGCGCGTGGACCGAGGAGGAAGTCGAATCGTACCTCCGGGACGCCGCGATTCCCATTCGCCTCGCGTGCCACCGGCCCGACGAGTCGCTCTGGATGGTCGCACTGTGGTACCGCTACCGGAACGGCACCTTCGAGTGTTCGACGTGGGCCGAGGCCGACGTAGTGCGGTACCTACGCAACGACTCGGAAATCGCCTTCGAGGTGTCGTCCAACCACCCGCCCTACCGGGGCGTGCGGGGCAACGGTTCAACCAGTCTCGCCGAGGACGAAGGCAAGGCGGTCCTCCGGGACCTGCTGGAGCGGTACCTCGGGGGCACCGATTCCGAACTGGCGAGGTGGCTCCTCTCGGAGGACCGCGAGGAGGTCCGCATCCGGGTCAACCCCCGCCGGGTCTACAGTTGGGACTACACCGACCGGATGCAGGGAGTCGCCACCGGGGAATAG
- a CDS encoding PLP-dependent cysteine synthase family protein: MQDSILDAVGSPLVKVASPEGATIAAKIEGFNPGGSAKDRPAREMIAAAERAGEISPGDRLVEPTSGNTGIGLAVASAARGYDLTIVMPESKSPERRKLLKAYGADLELVEGEMESARRRADRIAEEDGAVQMSQFENPANAEAHYRTTAEEILEQVEGREIDAFVAGVGTGGTITGTASRLREEFPDMEVVAVEPERSAVLTKELADESDEAHSIGDDDYQGMGPGFVSDLLETDLLDSVETVALEDAEDEARRLAHEEGILVGQSSGAASVAARRVAERIARPELNCPEAPENLGDLADELASDGGESSAGTPAEVQSDGGALDGYDDCPLVVTVFPDSGERYLSTGMFD; encoded by the coding sequence ATGCAAGACTCTATCCTCGACGCGGTGGGGTCTCCTCTCGTGAAAGTCGCTTCACCCGAGGGAGCGACCATCGCGGCCAAAATCGAGGGGTTCAACCCCGGCGGGTCGGCCAAGGACCGACCGGCCCGCGAGATGATAGCCGCCGCCGAACGCGCAGGCGAGATTTCCCCCGGCGACCGACTGGTGGAACCGACCAGCGGCAACACCGGCATCGGCCTCGCCGTCGCGTCTGCGGCACGGGGCTACGACCTGACCATCGTGATGCCCGAATCGAAGTCGCCCGAGCGCCGGAAACTGCTGAAAGCCTACGGCGCGGACCTCGAACTGGTCGAGGGCGAGATGGAGTCGGCCCGCCGGCGCGCCGACCGCATCGCCGAGGAGGACGGCGCGGTCCAGATGAGCCAGTTCGAGAACCCCGCGAACGCCGAGGCCCACTACCGGACCACGGCCGAGGAGATTCTCGAACAGGTCGAAGGGCGGGAAATCGACGCCTTCGTCGCGGGCGTCGGCACCGGCGGCACCATCACCGGCACGGCCTCCCGACTCCGCGAGGAGTTCCCCGACATGGAGGTCGTCGCGGTCGAACCCGAGCGGAGCGCGGTCCTCACGAAGGAATTGGCGGACGAGTCGGACGAGGCCCACTCTATCGGCGACGACGACTATCAGGGGATGGGACCGGGGTTCGTCAGCGACCTGCTGGAGACGGACTTGTTGGATTCGGTGGAGACCGTCGCGCTGGAGGACGCCGAGGACGAGGCCCGCAGACTCGCCCACGAGGAGGGCATTCTGGTCGGCCAGTCGTCGGGCGCGGCCTCGGTCGCCGCCCGCCGGGTCGCCGAGCGCATCGCCCGACCCGAACTCAACTGCCCCGAAGCGCCCGAGAACCTCGGGGACCTCGCGGACGAACTGGCCTCGGACGGCGGGGAGTCCTCTGCCGGAACACCCGCAGAGGTCCAGTCCGACGGCGGCGCGCTCGACGGTTACGACGACTGCCCGCTGGTCGTCACGGTCTTCCCCGACAGCGGCGAGCGGTACCTCTCGACCGGGATGTTCGACTAG
- a CDS encoding DUF7503 family protein, giving the protein MRSKAIGRAEIQNWVAENPKLLGALWALTLLLTEVAPVVAGGGGSSQGP; this is encoded by the coding sequence ATGCGAAGCAAAGCTATCGGTCGAGCCGAAATCCAGAATTGGGTCGCAGAGAATCCGAAACTGCTCGGTGCCCTCTGGGCACTCACGCTATTGCTAACCGAAGTTGCGCCCGTCGTGGCGGGAGGAGGCGGTTCGTCGCAGGGGCCGTAA
- a CDS encoding tRNA sulfurtransferase, producing MRPPGAETVLVRHADIGVKSGKVQAEMERRLRDNIEAIVRDRNIDAEVERRWSRILLHADSESVDAATEAAADTFGVRSASPAVVVSPEKQAIVDALARTARAYADAEDNEDHPLRNKNNSNGNENDAESVLGDTFAVRARRAGNADAHPFTSEDLERDGGAAVFEELPDPEVDLTNPDTTFSVECRKNEAFVYTEQRDGPGGLPLGSQAKVVALVSGGIDSPVSAWEVMKRGAPIVPVYLELGDYGGPDHEARAMETVRRLAEFAPNYDMRVRKVPAGDVMDLLGEEVGPARMLVYRRFMYRVAEHIARKEDATGIVTGEAIGQKSSQTARNLGVTSMATEMPILRPLLTMDKTDITQRARRIGTFRDSTIPAGCNRIAPDYPETNATAEIVDNAQPEGLYERAKEAADNATIVDI from the coding sequence ATGCGACCCCCCGGAGCCGAGACGGTCCTCGTCCGCCACGCCGACATCGGCGTCAAGAGCGGCAAAGTCCAAGCCGAGATGGAGCGACGGCTCCGGGACAACATCGAAGCCATCGTCCGCGACCGGAACATCGACGCCGAGGTCGAACGCCGCTGGTCGCGGATACTCCTCCACGCGGATTCGGAATCGGTCGATGCCGCGACCGAGGCCGCGGCCGACACTTTCGGCGTCCGGTCGGCGAGTCCCGCCGTCGTGGTCTCGCCCGAGAAGCAGGCCATCGTGGACGCGCTGGCCCGGACCGCTCGGGCCTACGCCGACGCCGAGGACAACGAAGACCATCCTTTGAGAAACAAAAACAATTCTAACGGAAACGAGAACGATGCCGAGAGCGTGCTGGGCGACACCTTCGCCGTCCGCGCTCGCCGGGCCGGCAACGCCGACGCCCACCCGTTCACCAGCGAGGACTTGGAGCGCGACGGCGGCGCGGCGGTCTTCGAGGAGTTGCCCGACCCCGAGGTGGACCTGACCAATCCCGACACCACCTTCTCGGTCGAGTGCCGGAAGAACGAGGCGTTCGTCTACACCGAACAGCGCGACGGTCCCGGCGGCCTGCCCCTCGGGAGTCAGGCCAAGGTCGTCGCGCTCGTCTCGGGCGGCATCGACTCGCCCGTCTCCGCGTGGGAGGTCATGAAACGCGGCGCACCCATCGTGCCGGTCTATCTCGAACTCGGCGACTACGGCGGTCCCGACCACGAGGCCCGCGCGATGGAGACGGTCCGCCGCCTCGCCGAGTTCGCGCCCAACTACGACATGCGCGTCCGGAAGGTGCCCGCCGGCGACGTGATGGACCTCCTCGGCGAGGAGGTCGGCCCGGCCAGAATGTTGGTCTATCGCCGGTTCATGTACCGCGTCGCCGAGCATATCGCCCGGAAGGAGGACGCCACCGGCATCGTGACCGGCGAGGCCATCGGCCAGAAGTCGTCCCAGACCGCCCGGAATCTGGGCGTCACCAGTATGGCAACCGAGATGCCGATTCTGCGCCCCCTGTTGACGATGGACAAGACCGACATCACCCAGCGCGCCCGGCGAATCGGGACCTTCCGGGACTCGACGATTCCCGCGGGGTGCAACCGAATCGCGCCCGACTACCCCGAGACCAACGCCACGGCCGAAATCGTGGACAACGCCCAACCCGAGGGCCTCTACGAGCGGGCGAAGGAGGCCGCCGACAACGCGACCATCGTGGACATCTGA
- a CDS encoding thioredoxin family protein: METAQPNPTWDAEAHSEVVDALEAGVGEVSYRVWGADWCKDCRSTLPDFFAALESAGVSDDDVAVHEVDQNKDGEGVEEYDVTLIPTIVVEHEGEEIARFEESEDYPPAQYVADRLLDADVMV, from the coding sequence ATGGAGACCGCCCAACCGAATCCGACGTGGGACGCCGAAGCGCACAGCGAAGTCGTAGACGCCCTCGAAGCGGGCGTCGGCGAGGTCAGTTACCGAGTCTGGGGTGCCGACTGGTGCAAAGATTGTCGGTCTACCCTGCCGGACTTCTTCGCCGCGCTGGAGTCCGCGGGCGTCTCGGACGACGACGTGGCAGTCCACGAGGTGGACCAGAACAAGGACGGCGAGGGCGTCGAGGAGTACGACGTGACCCTCATCCCGACCATCGTCGTGGAACACGAGGGCGAGGAGATAGCGCGGTTCGAGGAGAGCGAGGACTACCCGCCGGCCCAGTACGTCGCCGACCGACTCCTCGACGCCGACGTGATGGTGTAG
- the cyaB gene encoding class IV adenylate cyclase: MYEVEVKVPADHDEVRERLAELGAEPVNEVTQEDTYYDAPHREFAETDEALRVRRETPADAEEFAELTYKGPLVEAESKTREEIETVVEEGEATGNLLAALGFDPAATVRKERERFLLDGYTVTLDAVDGLGEFVEVETEVEGESEVESAREKAYSVLRDLGLDPDEQIRTSYLGLLLEASEE, translated from the coding sequence ATGTACGAGGTCGAAGTCAAGGTCCCGGCCGACCACGACGAGGTCCGCGAACGCCTCGCCGAACTCGGGGCCGAACCCGTGAACGAAGTCACCCAAGAGGACACCTACTACGACGCGCCCCACCGCGAGTTCGCCGAGACCGACGAGGCCCTGCGCGTCCGCCGCGAGACCCCTGCAGACGCCGAGGAGTTCGCCGAACTCACCTACAAGGGGCCGCTCGTGGAGGCCGAGTCGAAGACCCGCGAGGAGATAGAGACCGTGGTCGAGGAGGGCGAAGCGACCGGAAATCTCCTCGCGGCGCTCGGGTTCGACCCCGCCGCGACGGTCCGCAAGGAGCGCGAGCGGTTCCTCCTCGACGGCTACACCGTCACCCTCGACGCGGTGGATGGTCTGGGCGAGTTCGTGGAGGTCGAGACCGAAGTAGAAGGCGAAAGCGAGGTCGAATCCGCCCGCGAGAAGGCCTACAGCGTGCTTCGGGACCTCGGTCTCGACCCCGACGAGCAGATTCGGACCTCGTATCTGGGACTGCTCCTCGAAGCGTCTGAGGAGTAG
- a CDS encoding DUF7344 domain-containing protein, whose protein sequence is MSLSDDASSEDPPADSLTTDQVFDLLGDGQRRRAIGVLREADGTVELDELAEETAARGENADPRDISEDRRERTAAMLHHAHLPRLEDANVAEYDPMAGEVELTELAEDLDPYFEVIEANASE, encoded by the coding sequence ATGTCCCTGAGCGACGACGCCTCCTCCGAAGACCCGCCCGCCGATTCGCTGACGACCGACCAAGTGTTCGACCTCTTGGGGGACGGCCAGCGTCGGCGTGCTATCGGCGTCCTCCGTGAGGCCGACGGCACGGTAGAATTGGACGAGTTGGCCGAGGAGACCGCGGCCCGCGGGGAGAACGCGGACCCACGAGACATCTCCGAAGACCGGCGCGAGCGAACCGCGGCGATGTTGCACCACGCCCACCTCCCCCGGTTGGAGGACGCGAACGTCGCCGAGTACGACCCGATGGCCGGCGAGGTCGAACTGACTGAACTCGCCGAGGACTTGGACCCCTACTTTGAGGTCATCGAGGCCAACGCTTCCGAGTGA
- a CDS encoding DUF7522 family protein, which produces MTRTDISESLSDSLVSTARTALGDTLRTIVYFTPEEFDVLYTRSDLYGGDPERTRRVKGRFVDNERLGFGSQETYRELHEEADSEPDIGEYEFTVRVFSDGFVSRVIVGDHGVLLTTDSMDIQSFEELAVSLRKVLAEDAA; this is translated from the coding sequence ATGACCAGAACAGACATCTCTGAATCCCTCAGCGACAGCCTCGTCAGCACTGCCCGGACCGCGCTCGGCGACACGCTCCGAACCATCGTCTACTTCACGCCCGAGGAGTTCGACGTTCTCTACACCCGGTCGGACCTCTACGGCGGCGACCCGGAGCGCACGCGCCGGGTCAAAGGCCGGTTCGTGGACAACGAGCGACTCGGGTTCGGGTCGCAGGAGACCTACCGCGAACTCCACGAGGAGGCCGACTCCGAACCCGACATCGGCGAATACGAGTTCACCGTCCGGGTGTTCTCCGACGGGTTCGTCAGTCGAGTCATCGTCGGGGACCACGGCGTCCTGCTGACCACCGACAGCATGGACATCCAGAGTTTCGAGGAGTTGGCCGTCTCGCTCCGGAAAGTGCTGGCCGAGGACGCCGCCTGA
- the purD gene encoding phosphoribosylamine--glycine ligase, whose product MSETVLLVGGGGREHAIARALAESDADLYACAGNRNPGISAIAEGFETLETENPTAVVSYAEEVGATLAVVGPEGPLAGGVADALDDAGIYAFGPNEAEARIETDKAYQRRFMREHDVPGCPDFETFDDMESACEFIDDYDGDLAVKPAGLTGGKGVRVIGDQVTPEEAKEYLRNSDYDRVVLEERLVGEEFTVQAFVADGDLRVTPAVQDHKRAYEGDEGPNTGGMGSYSDSGLALPFMSEDDYHEAVSVLEATVEALGDYKGVLYGQFMLTAEGVKVVEFNARFGDPEAMNTLPVLNTDLLDVLTGARDGDLPELSFAPKATVCKYAVPEGYPENPTAGAKVEVDEDSAGDALLFYASVDERDDGIYTTTSRAFAVVGVADSIADAEEIAEDALAVAGEEGLDVRHDIGKSDLVQKRIDHMAELRGEQGE is encoded by the coding sequence ATGAGCGAAACAGTCCTGTTGGTCGGCGGCGGCGGCCGCGAACACGCGATTGCTCGGGCGCTGGCGGAGAGCGACGCGGACCTCTACGCCTGCGCCGGAAACCGCAACCCCGGCATTTCAGCCATCGCCGAGGGCTTCGAGACGCTGGAGACCGAGAACCCCACCGCGGTCGTCTCCTACGCCGAGGAGGTCGGCGCGACGCTCGCAGTCGTCGGCCCGGAAGGCCCGCTCGCTGGGGGAGTCGCCGACGCGCTGGACGACGCCGGCATCTACGCCTTCGGCCCGAACGAGGCCGAGGCCCGCATCGAGACCGACAAGGCCTACCAGCGCCGGTTCATGCGCGAACACGACGTTCCGGGGTGTCCGGACTTCGAGACCTTCGACGACATGGAGTCTGCCTGCGAGTTCATCGACGACTACGACGGCGACTTGGCGGTCAAACCCGCCGGACTCACCGGCGGTAAGGGCGTCCGCGTCATCGGCGACCAAGTGACCCCCGAGGAGGCCAAGGAGTACCTCCGGAACTCCGACTACGACCGGGTGGTCTTGGAGGAGCGACTGGTCGGCGAGGAGTTCACGGTCCAAGCCTTCGTCGCCGACGGCGACCTGCGCGTCACCCCGGCGGTGCAGGACCACAAGCGGGCCTACGAGGGCGACGAGGGGCCGAACACCGGCGGCATGGGAAGCTACAGCGACTCGGGCCTCGCCCTGCCGTTCATGTCCGAGGACGACTACCACGAGGCCGTCTCGGTCCTCGAAGCCACCGTCGAGGCCTTGGGCGACTACAAGGGCGTCCTCTACGGCCAGTTCATGCTGACCGCCGAGGGCGTGAAGGTCGTGGAGTTCAACGCTCGCTTCGGCGACCCCGAGGCCATGAACACCCTGCCCGTCCTGAACACCGACCTCCTCGACGTGTTGACCGGCGCGCGCGACGGCGACCTGCCGGAACTCTCCTTCGCCCCGAAGGCGACCGTCTGCAAGTACGCGGTCCCCGAGGGCTACCCCGAGAATCCCACCGCAGGCGCGAAAGTCGAAGTGGACGAGGACAGCGCGGGCGACGCCCTCCTGTTCTACGCCAGCGTGGACGAACGCGACGACGGCATCTACACGACCACCTCCCGAGCGTTCGCCGTCGTGGGTGTCGCCGACTCCATCGCCGACGCCGAAGAAATCGCCGAGGACGCCCTCGCCGTCGCCGGCGAGGAGGGTCTGGACGTGCGCCACGACATCGGCAAATCCGACCTCGTGCAAAAGCGCATCGACCACATGGCAGAGCTTCGCGGCGAGCAGGGCGAGTAA